From a region of the Actinomycetota bacterium genome:
- a CDS encoding SDR family oxidoreductase, with amino-acid sequence MGKVAITTGAAQGIGRAYAFGCAREGVVGLTRALASELGADNITVNAIAPGPVTTEASNSSDMTPEMRAIIDAQVIGRRETPDDLVGVAVFLASEDSRFITGQVINVDGGLNFR; translated from the coding sequence TTGGGCAAGGTCGCCATCACCACCGGGGCGGCTCAGGGCATCGGTCGCGCGTACGCGTTCGGGTGCGCGCGGGAAGGCGTCGTCGGCCTGACGCGCGCGTTGGCGAGCGAGCTGGGGGCGGACAACATCACGGTCAATGCGATCGCTCCCGGCCCGGTCACAACCGAGGCCTCCAACAGCTCGGACATGACACCGGAGATGCGGGCCATCATCGACGCGCAGGTGATCGGGCGTCGCGAGACCCCCGATGACCTCGTCGGTGTGGCGGTCTTCCTCGCCTCCGAGGACAGCCGCTTCATCACTGGTCAAGTCATCAACGTCGACGGAGGACTCAACTTCCGATGA
- a CDS encoding patatin-like phospholipase family protein: MASKVRAQPTSQGREDDAGRGRGQRRKRYDDHADLVLEGGGVKGIAHVGALVGLEEHGVTTFPRVAGTSAGSIVGALAAAGMPSSALREVMRRLDYRRFRDRSGIARIPVVGKAASLVSQDGIYDGEYLREFLGNELHALGVETFADLRVDDARYQGELPDRNYKLVVMATDVTHGRLVRLPWDYRALYGLDPDRQLVVDAVRASISIPFFFKPVTLRDADGTPSTLVDGGVLSNFAIDVFDRRDGQPPRWPTFGVKLLPEMPAGRIHLFPLLGLVPRGPVNLFELLVSTMLVGHDQTQLSQPWVDVRTIRVDTNAVGVLDFHLGEDAANGLYRSGRMAAGKFLSGWNFAEYKRDFRSDADAGPARTRA, translated from the coding sequence ATGGCTTCGAAGGTTCGTGCGCAACCGACCAGCCAGGGCCGCGAGGACGATGCGGGCCGGGGCCGTGGCCAACGACGCAAACGCTACGACGATCACGCCGACCTGGTGCTCGAGGGCGGCGGCGTCAAGGGCATCGCGCACGTAGGTGCGCTGGTCGGGCTCGAGGAGCACGGCGTCACGACCTTCCCCCGGGTGGCAGGAACGTCGGCAGGTTCCATCGTAGGTGCCCTGGCCGCCGCCGGGATGCCGTCTTCAGCCCTGCGCGAGGTCATGCGCAGGCTGGACTACCGCCGCTTCCGCGACCGCAGCGGGATCGCGCGGATCCCCGTCGTCGGCAAGGCCGCGTCGCTGGTCTCGCAGGACGGGATCTACGACGGGGAGTACCTGCGCGAGTTCCTCGGCAACGAGCTGCACGCGTTGGGTGTGGAGACCTTCGCCGACCTGCGCGTCGACGATGCCCGGTATCAGGGCGAGCTGCCGGATCGGAACTACAAGCTCGTCGTCATGGCCACCGACGTCACTCACGGGCGGCTGGTACGCCTGCCGTGGGACTACCGGGCGCTCTACGGTCTCGACCCCGACCGCCAACTGGTGGTCGATGCGGTCCGAGCTTCCATCTCGATCCCGTTTTTCTTCAAGCCGGTCACGCTGCGCGACGCTGACGGCACCCCCTCGACCCTGGTGGACGGCGGCGTGCTCTCGAACTTCGCCATCGACGTGTTCGATCGCCGTGACGGCCAGCCACCGCGCTGGCCGACGTTCGGGGTCAAGCTGCTGCCGGAGATGCCGGCCGGGCGCATCCACCTGTTCCCCCTGCTCGGGCTGGTCCCGCGCGGGCCGGTCAACCTGTTCGAGCTGCTGGTGTCCACGATGCTGGTGGGCCACGACCAGACCCAGCTCAGCCAGCCGTGGGTCGACGTTCGGACCATCCGCGTCGACACCAACGCGGTTGGCGTTCTCGACTTCCATCTCGGCGAGGACGCCGCCAATGGCCTCTACCGCAGCGGGCGCATGGCCGCGGGGAAGTTCCTGAGCGGTTGGAACTTCGCCGAGTACAAGCGGGACTTCCGCAGCGACGCGGACGCGGGGCCGGCACGGACCAGGGCCTGA